GTGCTGTTGAAAAGCATATCAAACATAGTTTTGACGAAAACCCAGTATATTACCAATCACTCTCTGATAGAATTAAAGAAGTTTTAGACAAATATCATGAAAAACGGATTTCAGATGAAGAATATTTGAAAAGTATGCAACATGTCCTAAAAGATGTGCAATCTAAAAATATGGATCTAAAAACCTATCCAACATTAATTTCTGAAAGTCAGGATGCAAAAATAATATTTGATAACATTTACGAGTATTTTGGAGAATATACTGGAAACGGCTTTGAAGACGATTTAGCAGAATTATCACTGAAATTTGATAGTGAAATTAAAAAGAATCTAAAAGTTAATTGGGTAGAAAGCCAAGATGTTCACAATTCAATCAAACAGGGAATTGATGATATTTTATGGAATTTAGAAGATGAAATGGATATTTCGGTAGATAATGAAAAAATCATTGAAAAAATAATGACAATGGCAATAAGCAGATACGGGAAATTATGATAAAATCTGTTGAAATAGTAAAAAAAGACATCAAAAATATGTATTTATCCGTAAATCCTGACTGTTCTGTAATTTTGAAAGCTCCAATAAATACCCCTGATTCATTTATTGAATCATTTTTAAAGAAAAAAGAGTCTTGGATTGAAAAACAAGTAACTCATTTCAAATCAATGGGAACTGTAACTGCGGAAAAAAGGTACGTTAGCGGGGAGTCTTTCAAATACCTTGGAAAAAATTACCGTTTGAAAGTGCATAAATCCACCGAAGAAAGAGTAAGCCTCTATCGAGGATATATTCATCTGTATGTGGCAGATAAGGAAGACCTAGATAAAAAAAAGCAGCTTATCGAAAACTGGTATACCACTAAATCCAAAGAAAAGCTCTTTGAAATTTTTATTGAAAACTATTCAAAAGTTACGAATAATATCCCAAAATTTGCAGTTCGGAAAATGAAGAAAAGGTGGGGTTCTTGCAATTCTGAAAAGAACAAGATCATTTTAAATGAAAAACTGATCGAAAAACCAAAATACTGCATCGAGTATGTCGTATTTCATGAACTTGCTCATTTAAAACATCCAAATCACAGTAGGGGATTTTATAATTACTTAACGTATTTAATGCCTGATTGGGAATTTAGGCGTGAACGGTTGAATGAAGTTAATTAATGGGGAAAACGGGGGCGTAAAACTTTGAAGAAAATACTTTCTATTATTTTTAGTTGTATGTTATTGCTTACATCTTTTTCAGGATGCATTGATTTTAAGGATGACGATGACGTTTTCGTGGCAATAATGCTTAGTGAACAGAATTCAAAATCTAATTTAGAAACAATATCTGAAAACAATGTTCAAAACGTATCTAATGAAAATGATTCCAATACGTATGACGTTCAAAATATATCTGAAGAAGATCGGGAACTTTTGAAAAATAAAATGAATAATTTTTCAGAAAGTTTGGATTTGTGGATGGATAGTCCTGAATTTGATAATTTTACAATTAAATTGGCAAAAAATATTTCAAAACTCCCAAGATGTAATATCAGTATACCCGAAGGAGTAACCGAATATAATTCGAGAGTTTCAAATCTTACCACGTGCCTTCATGAATACAAAAATTTAGCAGAAGGTCTGAACAAAGATTTTAATCTAGAAATGCCTTATGCAGATGATTTCCAGATAAATAAATTTACTTCTGCTGCAAAAACTGACGAATTGGACGATGTACTGACAACCATACTCTTGATTGATCAATACAATTCATTAATCGATTCTGCAGAGAATGTAGTATATAAAAACAGGGATTCTTACGCAAAATTTTATACTGCACTAGCTGTTTTTGGAGTTAGTATAATTTTAATTCAGGAAAATATGGCATACAAGGTAAGTTATAAAATAGTTGGCACAGTTTTTATAAAATCTGGCCTTTACAAGCTCGTTTCTAATTCGGGCGTACTTAAATTTGCAATGAGTATCACGCACTGGGAAATAAGGGATGAGATAGGAAGTATTCCTTCAAATTCTGATGGAATAATATCTAATTTCAAAGATGGAAACATTTCGGTAAATATGGATGCTGCAAAAGACACTTATGAAAATTTGAAAAATGAATCAATTGTTAAAGATGCAACAGGAATTGTTGAAAACGTAAATGTTTCTGAGACGGTCGAAACAGTGGGTGGAATAATATCTGGATTTATAAAATAAATAAATTTTAAAAACACAAACTCTTTTTTAAAAATTTAAAACAAAAAATTTTCCAAAATTTTTATAGCGGCCCTAAACCCCCGCACCCCAAACAAAAATACCTAGCAAAAACATACAAGTTTTTAGGTATTTTTATTCCCCCATCAAAATCATATGTCAATTGCGCCCTATTTTGAAACATATGCTAATCACATCAAAATAGTAACGAAAACTACATAATTTAACAAAACTGATACAATACTAAAGTGGCTACGCATTTTACTTAGAAACAGTATATTATTATTACGGCGTTAAGGAATGAATTTTTAAGTAACCTTGCAAAATAAAAATGAAATTTATCAACTTAAAAATAAAGAAAATTCTAAAGATATTCACTGTAAAATAGATCACTTAAACA
This Methanococcus maripaludis C5 DNA region includes the following protein-coding sequences:
- a CDS encoding M48 family metallopeptidase, whose translation is MIKSVEIVKKDIKNMYLSVNPDCSVILKAPINTPDSFIESFLKKKESWIEKQVTHFKSMGTVTAEKRYVSGESFKYLGKNYRLKVHKSTEERVSLYRGYIHLYVADKEDLDKKKQLIENWYTTKSKEKLFEIFIENYSKVTNNIPKFAVRKMKKRWGSCNSEKNKIILNEKLIEKPKYCIEYVVFHELAHLKHPNHSRGFYNYLTYLMPDWEFRRERLNEVN